The following coding sequences lie in one Pseudoxanthomonas sp. SE1 genomic window:
- a CDS encoding glycoside hydrolase family 43 protein, with amino-acid sequence MLTRCALAVMGILSMASACAGDAVFREVRYAGDDGGPPIDTTQFRNPVVAGFYPDPSAIRVGDDFYLVTSTFGYFPGLPIFHSTDLVSWTQIGNAIHRPGQIDYGDKEELTRGLFAATLAHRNGTFYVANTCFYCDRGNFVVTAKHPAGPWSDPIWLGASGIDPSLFFDDDGSAWVVHNDVPDGKLRYDGHRAVWLQRFDFDRRERVGERILLVDGGADPSTNPEHVEGPHIFKHDGWYYLTAAEGGTGEQHAQMVWRSRTLTGPYAAFPGNPSLTQRDLDPKRADPVTSTGHAQFVQLKDGSWWAVFLATRPYRGNQYNLGRETFLLPVTWQDGWPVILPRGERVPVVVKRPDLPRNPQPLPTTGPIEWRERFDAPALPLSWMTLHPPETKWYTTGAEGLTLSPGVMPLGGFGATPGQPSYVAHRLQHHNATLETTIASFDPAPGELAGLALIQNEYGHYVLGVERDARGVAVSLYRRSSREGAKEGERLARIPLDASAMPITLRFRLDGPRLDADYALAPGEWTSVASGLDASLLSVETAGGFIGNTFGPYAVRR; translated from the coding sequence ATGTTGACACGTTGCGCACTGGCGGTGATGGGCATTCTTTCGATGGCGTCCGCATGCGCGGGGGATGCCGTCTTCCGCGAGGTGCGCTATGCGGGCGACGATGGTGGCCCGCCCATCGACACCACGCAGTTCCGCAACCCGGTGGTGGCCGGCTTCTATCCGGACCCGTCCGCCATCCGCGTCGGCGACGACTTCTATCTCGTCACCTCGACATTCGGCTATTTCCCTGGCCTGCCGATCTTCCACAGCACCGACCTGGTGTCGTGGACGCAGATCGGCAACGCGATCCACCGCCCTGGCCAGATCGACTACGGCGACAAGGAAGAACTGACGCGCGGCCTCTTCGCCGCCACCCTGGCCCACCGCAACGGCACGTTCTACGTGGCCAACACCTGCTTCTACTGCGACCGTGGCAATTTCGTGGTCACCGCGAAGCATCCGGCAGGCCCGTGGTCGGACCCGATCTGGCTCGGGGCGAGCGGCATCGACCCTTCGCTGTTCTTCGATGACGATGGCAGCGCCTGGGTGGTGCACAACGACGTGCCCGATGGAAAGCTGCGCTATGACGGCCACCGCGCGGTCTGGCTGCAGCGCTTCGACTTCGACAGGCGCGAACGCGTGGGCGAACGCATCCTGCTGGTGGACGGCGGCGCCGACCCGTCGACGAATCCCGAGCACGTCGAAGGGCCGCACATCTTCAAGCACGACGGCTGGTACTACCTGACCGCCGCCGAGGGCGGCACCGGCGAGCAGCACGCGCAGATGGTCTGGCGCAGCCGCACGCTGACGGGTCCGTACGCGGCATTCCCGGGCAATCCGTCGCTGACCCAGCGCGATCTCGACCCGAAACGCGCCGATCCGGTGACGTCCACCGGGCATGCGCAGTTCGTGCAGCTGAAGGACGGCTCCTGGTGGGCAGTCTTCCTTGCCACACGTCCGTACCGCGGCAACCAGTACAACCTGGGCCGCGAGACCTTCCTGTTGCCGGTCACGTGGCAGGACGGCTGGCCGGTGATCCTGCCGCGCGGCGAACGCGTGCCGGTGGTCGTGAAGCGCCCGGACCTGCCGCGCAATCCACAGCCGCTGCCGACCACCGGGCCGATCGAATGGAGGGAGCGCTTCGATGCGCCGGCGCTGCCGCTGTCGTGGATGACGCTGCATCCGCCGGAGACGAAGTGGTACACCACCGGCGCAGAGGGTCTGACGCTCTCGCCCGGCGTGATGCCGCTCGGCGGATTCGGCGCCACGCCCGGCCAACCGTCCTATGTCGCGCACCGTCTTCAGCACCACAACGCCACGCTGGAAACGACGATCGCCTCGTTCGATCCCGCGCCCGGGGAGCTGGCCGGACTCGCGCTGATCCAGAACGAATACGGTCACTACGTGCTCGGTGTCGAACGCGACGCGCGTGGCGTGGCGGTGTCGCTGTACCGGCGCAGCAGCCGCGAGGGCGCGAAGGAAGGCGAACGGCTGGCGCGCATCCCGCTGGATGCGAGCGCCATGCCGATCACGCTGCGCTTCCGCCTCGACGGCCCGCGCCTGGATGCCGATTACGCGCTGGCACCAGGCGAGTGGACATCCGTCGCCTCCGGCCTGGATGCGAGCCTGCTGAGCGTGGAGACCGCGGGCGGTTTCATCGGCAACACGTTCGGACCGTACGCGGTCCGCCGCTGA